Proteins from a single region of Stutzerimonas stutzeri:
- a CDS encoding MFS transporter, with protein MPGSPAILLHSPPRRLAYAAVAVLVGLTGGLGNALFIANLPAIQGDLGLTPEQGAWLPAAYFMVNVSTNLLLIKVRQQYGLRVFAEIGLAVYALLTIAHVFVEGLGMAMFVRAASGFAAAATTSLGLFYMLQAFRKVDLPRGVIVAFGMTQVATPLAWLLSPPLVDIGQWHRLYVFESGLALCSLAAVVVLKLPVGERIKVFEPLDFLTFALFAPALALVAAVFAQGRVQWWTEAPWLGYALIAALLLSCLTFMIEHHRRNPLLQTRWLGTAEMLRFAFGALALRFLLSEQSYGAVGLLQTLGMGPDQLRPLYAVILLGLVTGIAASAMTFSPRTASAQILLSIVLIGVASFLDVDATSQTRPHDLFLSQGLLSFASGMFLGPLLITGIGKALANGPNYLVSFIVLFSMTQSLGGLAGPAVFGTYQIVREQHHSAHLSEQIVPADPRVAARLAQQSQALAATQLDPQLRQALGGARLSQTVTREANVLAFNDVFRLIGLLAIAVLGWSLFHTLRLARQKKASAP; from the coding sequence ATGCCCGGCTCGCCGGCGATCCTGCTGCACAGTCCGCCGCGGCGTCTGGCCTATGCCGCAGTGGCGGTGCTGGTGGGGCTGACCGGCGGGCTCGGCAATGCCCTGTTCATCGCCAACCTGCCGGCGATCCAGGGCGACCTGGGCCTGACACCCGAACAGGGTGCATGGCTGCCCGCCGCCTACTTCATGGTGAATGTCTCGACCAATCTGCTGCTGATCAAGGTGCGCCAGCAATACGGCCTGCGCGTCTTCGCCGAGATCGGCCTGGCCGTGTATGCCTTGCTGACCATCGCCCACGTGTTCGTCGAGGGCCTGGGCATGGCGATGTTCGTGCGCGCCGCCAGCGGCTTCGCTGCCGCCGCCACCACCTCACTCGGGCTGTTCTACATGCTGCAGGCCTTCCGCAAGGTGGACCTGCCGCGAGGCGTGATTGTCGCCTTCGGCATGACCCAGGTCGCCACGCCGCTGGCCTGGCTGTTATCGCCACCACTGGTGGATATCGGCCAGTGGCACCGCCTGTATGTGTTCGAAAGCGGCCTGGCCCTGTGCTCGCTGGCTGCTGTGGTGGTGCTCAAGCTCCCGGTGGGCGAGCGCATCAAGGTCTTCGAGCCGCTGGATTTCCTTACCTTTGCCCTTTTCGCCCCCGCCCTGGCGCTTGTTGCAGCAGTGTTCGCCCAGGGCCGCGTGCAGTGGTGGACCGAAGCGCCGTGGCTGGGCTACGCACTGATCGCGGCCCTGCTGCTCAGCTGCCTGACCTTCATGATCGAACATCACCGGCGCAATCCGCTGCTGCAGACGCGCTGGCTGGGCACCGCCGAGATGCTGCGCTTCGCCTTCGGTGCGCTGGCGCTGCGTTTTCTGCTGTCCGAACAAAGCTATGGCGCGGTCGGCCTGCTGCAGACGCTCGGCATGGGGCCGGACCAGCTGCGCCCGCTGTACGCGGTGATCCTGCTGGGGCTGGTGACGGGGATCGCCGCCAGCGCGATGACCTTCAGCCCGAGGACGGCTTCAGCGCAGATCCTGCTCTCGATCGTGCTGATCGGCGTGGCGAGCTTTCTCGACGTGGACGCAACCAGCCAGACCCGCCCGCACGACCTGTTCCTCAGCCAGGGCCTGCTGTCCTTCGCCAGCGGCATGTTCCTCGGCCCGCTGCTGATCACCGGCATCGGCAAGGCGCTGGCCAACGGGCCGAACTACCTGGTCAGCTTCATCGTGTTGTTCTCCATGACCCAGAGCCTGGGCGGGCTGGCCGGCCCGGCCGTGTTCGGCACCTACCAGATCGTCCGCGAGCAGCACCACTCGGCACATCTGTCGGAGCAGATCGTTCCGGCAGACCCGCGTGTCGCCGCCCGTCTCGCCCAGCAGAGCCAGGCGCTGGCCGCGACCCAGCTCGACCCGCAGCTGCGCCAGGCGCTCGGCGGTGCTCGCCTGTCGCAAACCGTCACCCGCGAAGCCAACGTGCTGGCCTTCAATGACGTGTTCCGCCTGATCGGCCTGCTCGCCATCGCAGTGCTCGGCTGGTCACTGTTCCATACCCTGCGCCTGGCGCGACAGAAGAAGGCTTCCGCCCCATGA
- a CDS encoding uracil-xanthine permease family protein, with protein sequence MTATENRSGTAPQANQDLIYQLDDRPGPLPATFAALQHVLASFVGIITPTLIVGSVLGLDQYVPYLVSMALFVSGLGTFVQARRFGPIGSGLLCLQGTSFGFLSAILSAGFIVKGRGGSPEEILATLFGVSFCAAFVEIAFSQCINKLRRVITPVVTGTIICLMGLSLIKVAMTDIAGGYGADDLGALPNLALAGLVIGIIVVLNRFPWAILRLSAVIIALTAGYLAAWYMGKVNFAELGELPLLSVPQPFRFGFAFDWMAFIPIAVIFLITPLETAGDLTANSMISRQPVRGPVYLRRIKSGILADGCSSAVAAVFNSLPMTTFSQNNGVIQLTGVASRYVGYYIAAVLVLLGLFPYVGGVLQLMPKPVLGGATLIMFGTVAIAGIKILAEAGLHRRNMLIVSISLGLGLGVAGVPEVLSAMPEVLRNIFGSPITIGAFSAILLNLFLPREASEVDVFDPEELIEDAVGTNTLSVNIPDYQQHDRHNGDVMPQAARADSTG encoded by the coding sequence ATGACCGCAACCGAAAACAGGAGCGGCACCGCTCCGCAGGCGAACCAGGACCTCATCTACCAGCTCGATGATCGCCCCGGCCCGCTACCAGCAACCTTCGCCGCCTTGCAGCACGTGCTGGCCAGCTTCGTCGGCATCATTACGCCAACCCTGATCGTCGGCAGCGTGCTCGGCCTCGATCAATACGTCCCCTACCTCGTCAGCATGGCGCTGTTCGTCTCCGGCCTCGGCACCTTTGTCCAGGCCAGGCGCTTCGGGCCCATTGGCTCAGGGCTGCTATGCCTGCAGGGCACCAGCTTCGGCTTTCTCAGCGCGATTCTAAGCGCCGGCTTTATCGTCAAGGGTCGCGGCGGCAGTCCTGAGGAAATTCTCGCTACGCTGTTCGGCGTGAGTTTCTGCGCCGCGTTCGTCGAGATCGCCTTCAGCCAGTGCATCAACAAGCTGCGCCGGGTGATCACCCCGGTGGTCACTGGCACCATCATCTGCCTGATGGGCCTTTCGCTGATCAAGGTGGCGATGACCGACATCGCCGGCGGCTATGGCGCCGACGACCTCGGCGCCCTGCCCAACCTGGCGCTGGCCGGCCTGGTGATCGGCATCATCGTGGTGCTCAACCGCTTTCCCTGGGCGATCCTGCGGCTGTCGGCGGTGATCATCGCGTTGACGGCGGGTTATCTGGCGGCTTGGTACATGGGCAAGGTGAACTTCGCCGAGCTGGGCGAGCTACCGCTGCTCAGCGTGCCGCAACCGTTCCGCTTCGGTTTCGCCTTCGACTGGATGGCGTTCATTCCGATCGCGGTGATCTTCCTCATCACACCGCTGGAAACCGCCGGCGACCTCACTGCCAACTCGATGATCTCGCGCCAGCCGGTGCGCGGGCCTGTGTATCTGCGGCGGATCAAGTCGGGAATCCTCGCAGATGGCTGCAGCTCGGCGGTCGCCGCGGTGTTCAACAGCCTGCCGATGACCACCTTCAGCCAGAACAACGGCGTCATCCAGCTCACCGGCGTCGCCAGCCGCTACGTCGGCTACTACATCGCCGCGGTCCTCGTACTGCTGGGTCTGTTCCCCTATGTCGGCGGTGTGCTGCAGCTGATGCCCAAGCCGGTGCTCGGCGGCGCCACGCTGATCATGTTCGGCACCGTGGCCATCGCCGGCATCAAGATCCTCGCCGAGGCCGGCCTGCATCGGCGCAACATGCTGATCGTGTCGATATCCCTCGGGTTGGGGCTGGGCGTCGCCGGGGTTCCGGAAGTATTGAGCGCGATGCCCGAGGTGCTGCGGAACATCTTCGGCTCGCCGATCACCATCGGGGCCTTCAGCGCCATCCTGCTCAACCTGTTCCTGCCACGCGAGGCGAGCGAGGTGGACGTGTTCGATCCGGAAGAGCTGATCGAGGATGCCGTCGGCACCAATACGCTGTCGGTGAACATTCCGGACTACCAGCAGCACGATCGTCACAACGGTGACGTCATGCCACAGGCAGCGCGGGCCGATTCAACGGGCTGA
- a CDS encoding outer membrane protein OmpK — protein sequence MQLKTAPLCLALTGTLLATPALAGDLMHWQNNSLTYLYGQDYKVDPDTQQTVTFEHASGWAWGDMFFFVDNIWYNGVSGSDGHTYYGEFSPRLSLSKISGSDLSFGVVKDVLVAATYERGESSAEGVPNQNYLLGPGFDLDLPGFDRFALNFYYRKPDGSTGRASGQWQVTPTWAMTFPVGKSDILFDGFIDWVVNDAGSESRGDFLKKNLHIVPQIKYDLGKALDYTPGKLYVGIEYDYWSNKYGIEDGGFVSENFVGKTDQSTFSAIVKAHF from the coding sequence ATGCAACTGAAGACTGCCCCGCTCTGCCTCGCCCTTACCGGCACACTGCTTGCGACACCGGCGCTGGCTGGCGATCTGATGCATTGGCAAAACAACAGCCTGACCTATCTTTACGGCCAGGATTACAAGGTCGACCCTGACACCCAGCAGACCGTCACCTTCGAACATGCCAGCGGTTGGGCATGGGGCGACATGTTCTTCTTCGTCGACAACATCTGGTACAACGGCGTGAGCGGGAGTGACGGCCATACCTACTACGGCGAGTTCAGCCCACGCCTGTCGCTAAGCAAGATCAGCGGAAGCGACCTGTCCTTCGGTGTGGTCAAGGACGTGCTGGTTGCCGCCACCTATGAGCGCGGAGAAAGCTCGGCCGAAGGCGTACCGAATCAGAACTACCTCTTGGGCCCGGGTTTCGATCTGGACCTGCCCGGCTTCGACCGTTTTGCACTGAACTTCTACTATCGCAAGCCCGACGGTTCCACCGGCCGCGCTTCCGGTCAGTGGCAGGTGACCCCCACCTGGGCGATGACTTTCCCGGTTGGCAAGTCGGACATCCTCTTCGACGGCTTTATCGATTGGGTCGTCAACGACGCCGGTTCCGAGTCGCGCGGAGACTTTCTGAAGAAAAACCTGCACATCGTCCCGCAGATCAAGTACGACCTGGGCAAGGCGCTGGACTACACCCCGGGCAAGCTCTACGTCGGTATCGAGTACGACTATTGGTCCAACAAATACGGCATCGAAGACGGCGGCTTCGTCAGCGAAAACTTCGTTGGCAAAACTGACCAGAGCACCTTCAGCGCCATCGTCAAAGCGCACTTCTGA
- a CDS encoding urate hydroxylase PuuD, producing MDAHLTEWLNLSIRWIHMIVGIAWIGASFYFVWLENNLNRANPREGLSGDLWAIHGGGIYHLEKYKLAPPQMPENLHWFKWEAYTTWLSGVALLMVVYYLNPSLYLIAPGSDLSPAAAVLIGFGSLIVGWFVYDLLCDSPLGKTPALLGLVLFVLVIAACWGYSQIFSGRAAYIHTGALIGTIMVGNVFRIIMPAQRALVAAIEQNRTPDPVLPAKGLLRSRHNNYFTLPVLFIMISNHFPSTYGSQYNWLILAALGALSVLARHYFNTRHNGNRFAWALPAAALGMICLAYVTAPNRQPAPNLTATSPEQASMSAQQSGASQFTQVSEVIHERCTVCHSAQPSSPLFSAAPAGVMFDTAEQMREQAAKIHAQTVASQIMPLGNITQMTQDERDLLGDWIAKGASID from the coding sequence GTGGACGCACATCTGACCGAATGGCTGAACCTGAGTATTCGCTGGATTCACATGATCGTCGGCATTGCCTGGATCGGCGCTTCCTTCTACTTCGTCTGGCTGGAGAACAACCTCAACCGCGCCAACCCGCGTGAGGGCCTCTCGGGCGACCTCTGGGCCATCCACGGTGGCGGTATCTACCACCTGGAGAAATACAAACTGGCGCCGCCACAGATGCCGGAGAACCTGCACTGGTTCAAGTGGGAGGCCTACACCACCTGGCTTTCCGGTGTAGCGCTGCTGATGGTGGTGTACTACCTCAACCCCAGCCTGTACCTGATCGCCCCCGGTAGCGACCTGTCGCCAGCGGCGGCGGTGCTCATCGGTTTCGGCTCGCTGATCGTCGGCTGGTTCGTCTACGACTTGCTCTGCGACTCGCCGCTGGGCAAGACGCCCGCGCTGCTGGGCCTGGTGCTGTTCGTGCTGGTGATCGCCGCCTGCTGGGGCTATTCGCAGATCTTCAGCGGCCGTGCCGCGTACATCCATACCGGCGCACTGATCGGCACCATCATGGTCGGCAACGTGTTCCGCATCATCATGCCGGCGCAGCGCGCTCTGGTCGCCGCCATCGAGCAGAACCGCACGCCCGATCCGGTGTTGCCGGCCAAGGGTCTGCTGCGCTCGCGGCACAACAACTACTTCACCCTGCCGGTGCTGTTCATCATGATCAGCAACCATTTCCCGAGCACCTACGGTAGCCAGTACAACTGGCTGATCCTCGCCGCGCTTGGCGCGCTGTCGGTGCTGGCACGCCACTATTTCAACACCCGCCATAACGGCAACCGCTTCGCTTGGGCGCTACCGGCCGCTGCACTGGGCATGATCTGTCTGGCCTACGTCACAGCGCCGAACCGCCAACCGGCACCGAACCTGACAGCGACCTCGCCGGAACAGGCCAGCATGAGTGCACAGCAGAGCGGCGCCAGCCAGTTCACCCAGGTCAGCGAGGTGATTCACGAGCGCTGCACCGTATGTCACTCCGCGCAGCCGAGCAGCCCGCTGTTCAGCGCAGCGCCGGCGGGCGTGATGTTCGATACCGCCGAACAGATGCGCGAGCAGGCGGCGAAGATCCATGCGCAGACCGTGGCCAGCCAGATCATGCCGCTGGGCAACATCACCCAAATGACCCAGGACGAGCGTGACCTGCTGGGCGACTGGATAGCCAAAGGCGCTTCCATCGACTGA
- a CDS encoding ureidoglycolate lyase produces the protein MRTLTIEPLTKEAFAPFGDVIETEGSDYFMINNGSTRRYHKLATVETAAPEDQAIISIFAAEALEMPLVIRMLERHPQGSQAFIPLLGNPFLVVVAPLGDAPVPDHVRAFRCNGRQGVNYHRGVWHHPVLTIEKRDEFLVVDRSGSGNNCDEYFFTEDQQLLLDPQREST, from the coding sequence ATGCGCACCCTGACCATCGAGCCACTGACCAAGGAAGCCTTCGCCCCCTTCGGCGACGTCATCGAGACCGAAGGCAGCGACTACTTCATGATCAACAACGGCTCGACCCGCCGCTATCACAAGCTGGCCACGGTCGAGACCGCCGCGCCCGAGGATCAGGCGATCATCAGCATCTTCGCCGCCGAGGCGCTGGAAATGCCGCTGGTCATCCGCATGCTCGAACGTCATCCGCAGGGCAGCCAGGCCTTTATACCTCTGCTCGGCAACCCCTTTCTGGTCGTGGTCGCGCCACTTGGCGATGCACCTGTACCGGACCACGTCCGCGCCTTCCGATGCAACGGCAGGCAGGGCGTCAATTACCACCGCGGCGTCTGGCACCACCCGGTGCTGACGATCGAAAAGCGGGATGAATTCCTGGTGGTCGATCGCAGCGGTTCTGGCAACAACTGCGACGAGTACTTCTTCACGGAGGATCAGCAACTCCTCCTCGACCCCCAACGGGAATCGACCTGA
- a CDS encoding TetR/AcrR family transcriptional regulator: protein MSSIRERNKELILKAASEEFAEKGFAATKTSDIAARAGLPKPNVYYYFKSKENLYREVLESIVEPLLEASAPFNQPGHPAEVLRAYIRTKIRISRDHACASKVFANEIMHGAPHLSPERTTQLNTQAAHNIACIQRWIDDGLMARVDANHLLFSIWAATQTYADFDWQISTVTGKARLDDADYDAAAETIIRLVLKGCEIAEPS from the coding sequence ATGTCCAGTATCCGTGAGCGCAACAAAGAGCTGATCCTCAAAGCCGCCAGCGAAGAGTTCGCGGAAAAGGGCTTCGCCGCCACCAAGACCAGCGACATCGCCGCCCGCGCCGGGCTGCCGAAGCCCAACGTCTATTACTACTTCAAGTCCAAGGAAAACCTCTATCGCGAGGTGCTGGAAAGCATCGTCGAACCCTTGCTCGAAGCCTCGGCGCCGTTCAACCAGCCTGGCCATCCTGCCGAGGTTCTGCGCGCCTATATCCGCACCAAGATCAGGATTTCCCGCGACCACGCTTGCGCCTCCAAGGTGTTCGCCAACGAGATCATGCACGGCGCCCCGCACCTGTCCCCGGAGCGCACCACGCAGCTCAACACCCAAGCCGCGCACAACATCGCCTGCATCCAGCGCTGGATCGACGATGGCCTTATGGCGAGGGTCGATGCCAATCACCTGCTGTTCAGCATCTGGGCAGCGACCCAGACCTACGCCGATTTCGACTGGCAGATCAGCACCGTCACCGGCAAGGCCCGGCTCGACGACGCCGACTACGACGCGGCCGCCGAAACCATCATCCGCCTGGTGCTCAAGGGCTGCGAGATCGCCGAACCGAGCTGA